The DNA region TGCTCGTGGCGGCGTTGAAAGCGGACACATACTTCTGCAAGGTTGGGTCATCGGACCAGCCCGCATAGGTCGCCGCAAAATAGAGTTTCAGGGAAGGCACCGGAACGCTGGAAAAACTGGTGGTGTAGATATCGAAGCGGACCGGATCGGATATATAGGCCATTACCGTGGCCCAGTCAACGGTGGTTACCTTTACATTGATGCCGATGGCCTCAAGCTGCTGCTGCATAACCAGGACGCCGCTGTCCAAATTACCCATAGTGGTGGTGAGTATCACAAAAGGCTCTCCCTTATAATTGGACTTTGCCAGATACTCCTTTGCCAAAGCAGGGTTTTTCAGATTGTACTGATCCTTCCCGGCAAGGGATTTCCAGTAAGGCTGGGTGTCGTCCATATAGGAAGATCCGAGTTCATAGAGTTCGCCATAGACAGGCTTAAGAATATCATCCACATTGATCACCGCATTGACAGCCTTGCGGAAGTACAGATCCGAAGCGGGACCTTCTCGTTTGTCAAACACAAATGCTGAGGTACCCGCCTGGAAACGCACCATTTCTACATCCTGCATTGCCGCTACCCTGGGCAGATCATAGGTACTGAGGTTGTAGTTAATGTCATACTGACCGGTTTCCAGCCCCGCGATACGGGTGGTGGCTTCCGGGACCACCCAGAAGTAAATCTGTTCCACCCCGGGCGCCTTATAGCCAGCCCAGCCATCAATCGGCTTCGAGGGATCCCCGTAAGGGACATAGTCGGCGAATTTCTCCAAGAGTATATACTGGTTGAGTTTCCATTCCACAAATTTGAAAGGACCGGTGCCGATATTCTGTTTCAGGAAACCCTTGTCGTCCTCGTCGGCGCAGGCCTTTGCCGTGGTTATCGACGCAGGCTGATTGGCCCCGGCTATCACATCCGGAAAGGTTACCGCAGGATGATTAAAGGTAATGCGGACCGTGCTATCGTCAAGCTTTTCAAACCGGGAGGCCCCGGCAAGTTCCCGCATCACCGAAAAGCCGCCGATCCAGCGGTTCATGGAGACCACCACATCATCTGCGTTCATCACCGAGCCATCGTGAAATTTCACCCCTTTCCGCAGATAAAAGGTAAACGTAGCCGCATCGCTGCTCATTTCAAAGCGCTCACAGAGTTCCGGCACTACTTCGGATTCGGCGTTCAGGGTAACGAGTTTTTCCCATATAGTGCCGGCGCCGATCTGGCGGGCAACAAGGGAGCTGTTTTTATGCAAATCCAGGGAAGGCGATTCCTGCATGACCGCCACATTCAAAACTGTTTTGTACTCCACCGCCGATGCTGGTGCGGCTTTTTTCCCGCACCCGGCCAAAACCGCCAGCATAAGACAACAACATACCAATCCTAAGCCTTTTTTCATTTGTATTCCTCCATAAATGATTTTTCCAATTTTATAGAAAAAAATACAATAGATCAAGTATATTTATTATTTATTCATTCTCTTGGAGTGTATGCGTAAATATGCAAATTTAAAGACGAGCCGGCCTGCACTGTACAGCACAGAATGGGATAGGCATTTCAACCTATTACTTGCAATTATGCCGTTCCGTGTTATTATATTCCCAATACCCATATATAGGAGAGTTAACATGAAGAAAATTCTGGTAATCAATGGCAGCGGCAGAAAGGAGGGCAATGCGGCGGGCTTGGCCTCCCAGGCAATTGAATCAATGAAAAAGGCGGGAACCGAGGCGAAGCTGTTCAATTTAGGCGAAATGAACATCCATCCCTGTGTCGCCTGTAACGGCTGTAAAACAGGTACCGGTGGATGTGTCCAAAAGGATGAGCTCAGCAGCTTGATTGATGACATGCTGGACTGCGACGGCATCCTATTGACCTCCCCGATCTATTTCGGCCGGGCTACTGCCCAGGTGTATATCTGGGTCAACCGCCTCTATAGTTTAATGTCCTCTGCGGGGAGCCGCTGTGAAAAAAAGGAAAGCCGGAAACTCGGCGTAATTCTCACCTTTAACAGCGGCCCTGCGGATGTCTATGCCAAGGAAGCGGATTACCTGGCCATGGGGGGGGTAAAAATGGTTGCCGGCATTACGGCGCACAACATTTTGCTAGCCGGTGGCTTAAGTGATAAGGACGCGTATAAAAGCCACACCGAGTACCTTGATAAGGCGAAAGTCCTGGGAGAGTGGCTGGTTCAGTAAGTTCTGATTCCCCGGAGCCGCCGCTGATCCGAGGCGGCTTCCTTATTGCAAGAAACACTTGAATCCTTTACCATTGCCTCGGAACATCCAACGAAGTTCCCCGCGGACTATAAATCTCTGGAGGTATTATCATGCAGGAAGTATATGATTTCTTGAAGAAATGCGGGACCTATTATCTGGCTACGGTGGAGGGAAATCAACCTCGGGTCCGCCCTTTTGGTACGGTCGATATTTTTGAAGGAAAGCTCTATATCCAGACGGGAAAGTCAAAACCCTGTTCACAACAGATTAAGGCTAATCCCAGAATCGAGATCTGCGCCTTTGGAGACGGAAAATGGGTCCGTGTGCAGGCCCAGGCTATTGAAGATGACCGGCGGGAGGCAAAGCAGCATATGTTGGACGCCTACCCGACTTTGAAGGATCGGTACTCGGCGGATGATAATAATACCCAGGTACTGTACCTCAAGGATGCGGTGGCCACCATTTCCTCCTTTGCCGGAGAACCCCAGGTCATTAAATTCTAATCCCCCGGAGCCTCCGCTGCTGATCCAGCACTGCCTCCAAAGGCAGCGGCCGGGTCCGGGTGGGGGCACAGGGTTTTCCCGCTTCATCCTGGATTGAAAGGCCGCCGTTGCCAATGGTTTGGGCCGCCTCCATGATGGGGAAGGCGCCGGTTTCCAGGTACTTGGCAATAGGACCCGAAAGATCCTCCCCAGCGGCTTCCACCGCCTCTGCATAAAGCTCAGGAAAGGACAGGGTATACTCAGGCCCATTCAGAAGGGGATAATACCAAACTGAATGTTCCCGGTTAAGGTAATCGGCATCGGAGGGCAAATCTTCGGGGTACAGGTAAACCAGGGGCATCTCTTCCAGGATAGCCTGGTATTGGGGATCCTTTGAATGAAGGGTGGTGCGCTTGGGTGCAGTGATCCGGAAAAAATCCGCGCAGTCCCGGAAGGTGTTGTCCATGCGCTGGGCAAGCTTTATATCTTTGCCGGCCCGTTCGGGAAAGGTACGGCAAAGCGCCTGGGCAAGCAATTCCCTTAGCCCCGGGGGCGGCGCCTCACAGATCGCCACCAGGGTTTCCTGGTCCCAGGCTGCAACAGGTATACCCCGCCGTTCCTCCAGCATAAGTGCATCGATAATCCGCTCAAAAAAGGCATGGATATTCCGGCTGTTTACCCCTTTGACGGGGCCGGGTTTTCTCTCAGCCCCGGTTATGGCAGTTTTATATACAATATAAGGATGACAAGCCCGGTCCAGGATTGCGTGGGTCATGAAACCCAGGGCATAGGCGCCCAGGGCGGTGATGCTCCCCTCTTTACGGTGGGCCCGCACATCTTCGGCGCTGGCCGGGGGGTCAGGCAGTGCCATTTTCAGGAGCACACCGGTAAAGACACCGCAACCCCGGCGGTGCAGCAGGGTCCCGTATTCCAAGCCTACCGGCCTGGTCATCTGGTTGTGGTAGAAAATATCCGGCCCCTGGCAGCCCAGGGTAAAGGCGGCCCTGAATTCTTCCGCTACTTTTTCCCGGGCCCTTTGAGCGACTATCCCGAAACGGGGGAAGAGCAGCCGGTACAGGCAGTCAATCAGATCTTCCCCAAAAAGGGTATGCAGTATCTGGGAAGGCACGGGCCCCTCAGCCCCGGCTTATAATTCGTCCCGGCGGGTGATAACCCGGGAAATCAGGCCGTACTTGACCGCTTCCTCGGCATTCATCCAGTAGTCCCGGTCGGTATCCTTTTCCACCTGGGCAAAGGCCACCCCGGTTTCATCCGCAATAAGGCGGTTGATCTTTTCCCTGAGTTTTTCCAGTTCCCGGGCGTGGATTTCAATATCCGTTGCCACCCCCCGGATCCCCGAAAGGGGCTGGTGGATCAGATAATGGCTGTTAGGGAGCCCTACCCGCCTTTCCTTGGGCGCAGCAAGCTGGATGATCGCCGCGGCGCTTGCCACCAGGCCCATACCGATGGTCCATACCGGAGGCTTTATAAAGCGTATCATATCAAAAATGGCGTACCCCGCATCGGCATCCCCCCCGGGGGAATCGATGAAAATACGGATGGGGTCCTCCCCCATGTCCTCCAGGAGCAGAAGCTGCCTGATGGTCCGTTCCGCCAGATCCTTCTTTATTTCCCCGGAAAGCAGTATGGTCCGGGTCTTCAGCATCTTATGTAACAGGGGGTCCCCCCCTTTCGCCTCTTCCTTGCTATCCTCGTCTTCCTCATCCTCTTCTTCATCCTGGACGCGAATTCTCTCTTTCTGATTCTCAAACCGGTACTTCATTAGGAGCTCCTTCATATATAGAAAATATAAGTAATTTATTCGGCCAAGGTCAATCGATTAAGCAAGATACTTATTGCGTCCCCTGCTGCTGCGTTCCGTATGGCGCTCCGGTCCCCATCATAATGGCGGCACAGGGCCTCCGCAGAAAACCCCTGCCGGGCAAAGCCTATCCAGACCGTACCTACCGGCTGCCCCGAGCCGTCTCCGTCGGGGCCGGCAAGACCGGTGACCGACACCGCCACATGGGCGCCGCTTTTTTCCAGAGCTCCATCAGCCATGGCGCAGGCAGTTTCCCTGCTTACCGCACCGCAGCGGTCAATCAGTTCCCTTTCTATCCCCAGCAGTTTTACCTTGGCGTCAATAGAATAGGTAACAAAGGAACCCCAGAACACCCGGGACGCCCCGGGTACCCGGGCGATACGGTCCGCCACAAGCCCTGCGGTGCAGGATTCGGCGGCGGCCAGGGTAAGGGATTCAGCGGCCAAAGCCGTGATCAGGGCGGCTGCTGGGGTATCCCCAGCAGCCGGAACTCCCGTGTTGCCGCCGGACCTGGGGGCTTCAGTCATTCATTCTCTGCAATTCTGCTTTGATCTCCTCGGTGGGCCGGGAGAATATCTCCACTTCCTTATCCACCCCGGTCATGCTGCATTGCCCCTCAAAGAGAACCCCATCGGCAATGCGCAGCCTGGCGGCGCTGCAATCACCCCGGACCTCGGCGCCGGTATACATATCGATCCTGTCCATGGCGTGCACCTCCCCAACCACGGTCCCGTAGACCATCAGGGAACTGACGGTGATATGATCCGCCTCCACCACAGCGCCCTTATCTACAATAAGCGCCCCAGTGGCTTCTATAGTCCCCTTGAATTTACCCTGGATACAGAGGGTCTCCTTAAACCGGAGTATGCCGCTGAAACTGGTACGGTCCCCGAGGATCACAGTGGTGTTTTTTTTCTTGTTATCTGTCTTTGCCATGATCCTCCATATCCTGCCGTAAGGAATGTTGGATCCGGGTTTCCAGGGTTTTTATACCAATTTCATTCTTCTTCAGATCCTCCCATTCAGAGAGGGTCCGCTCTACCCGGGCATCCAGTTCAGCGATATGTTTCCGCATCGAAACGGTTTTATCCTTTATAAGATCCAGAAGCCGGGGTAGGGTTTTTTCGTCAATAGTTTCTGTGCTCCTGGAGACCTGGGTTATAGCCGCATCCAGATCGTCCATGCCCTTTATAAAATCCCCCATTGAGGCCTTTATGTCGGCGCTCAGTTCCTCCGCCTGGCTCAGCCGGGATTCCCGGACCAGGATCTGCCCAAAGAGTTCTCGGTTCCGCAGTACCGCCCTGATCCGGGCCAGGACTTCGGAAAAATTAAAGGGCTTGGTAATATAGTCGTCGATCCCCAGCTCAAAGCCTTCGACCTTATCTTTCACATCGTCCAGGGCGGAGAGCATGATGATCGGTATTTCCTGGTATTTGGGGTCTCCCTTGAGGAGCCGGGTAAGCTCCCAACCGGACATCTTAGGCATAATATTGTCAAGGATAATAAGATCCGGGTGAAACTTCTTCACCTGTTCCAGAGCTGCCTGACCGTCCTCAGCTTTTTCAACCGCAAAGCCCAGTTTGGAGAGTATTACTTCAAAGAATTCAACATTCAGAGGGTCATCATCGGCAATAAGTATTCGCTTTTTTGTATTCATCAGTTCCTTCCTTTTCGCATTATACCCCGCAGAGCCCCCAGGATCAACATGAATGCCGCCGCAAGGACAAAGAGTTTCCCCCAGATATCTCCCCAGAAGGTATAGGGGGTATTCGGGCTTATCACCGGAACTTCCACATTGATCCAGGCCTCGGTAAAGGGTTCCGCCATGGCCAGAACCTTGCCATAGGGATCAATGGCGCAGGTCTGGCCTGAAGCAGTGGACCGCACCATGGAGCGGCGGTTTTCCACCGCCCGGAACACCGCCATGGACAGGTGCTGCATCTGGGCGGGAACACTCTTGGACCATGCATCATTGCTGAGATTTACGATAAGCTCCGCCCCATTTCGAACAAAATCCCGGGAAAGGTAGCCGAAAATATCCTCAAAACAGATGGGTGTCGAAAATTTAAGGCCCCGGCTTTCAAAGACTGTGGCCTCCTCACCCTCTTTCCAGAAGTGGGTATCCGCTTTTTCCAGCATATCGTATATCCAGGGAAGCTGCTTCTGATAGGGAAAGTGCTCAGTAAAGGGTACCAGGTGGAGTTTCCGGTATATCTGGTTTATGGTGTTCCCCTCAAAGAGCATTACCCCGTTGTAATCCACCCGTTCCAAAATTCCCTGGGCATTAAGCTCCCGACGGGCATCGTCATTCCCGATCACATAGGGGACTTCCTGGGTCGCCAGAAAGTCCATCAGATCCCGTACCAGGAGAAAAGACTCAGGATCATCCCGGTACATGGTATGCCAAAAGATGCGGGGAACAAAGGCCGTCTCAGACCAGACCACCAGATCCGTTTCAGGGGCCGCATCCAGGGCTTCCAGAGAAAGCCGCCTCAGGGTGTCAAAGTTTTTCCGGTACTCCGTGATACCCCCCCGCCAGGGGTCGGTGTTATGCTGGATCAGGGCGACATGAGCCTTAGGTGCAGCGGAATAATCCACCGGGGACACAAAGCCGTAAACCAGGGTTGCTGTCAAGGCTATTACCCAGACCAAAGCGGCGGCCCATTCCTGGCTTAAAAAAGCCCGCAGAGGCCGGATAAAACCACCCCGGGGGGTCCCCAGGGGCTGCCGGTCCCTGAGAGCCCCAGCTATATAGACCGAGGGAAAGACAACCAGGGCGGAAACCCCCCAGACCCCGAAGATGGCGGCGATCCGGATTACCGGCAACACTTGCCATTGGGAATAACCGGTTATTCCGTATGGATAACCCAGGAAACCCTGGGTACGGAGAAATTCATAGGCGATCCAAAGTATCCATTGGACTATATACCCCTTCCGGGGAAAGAGTATGGTTGCCAATTTTAACAGGGGAAAGAGTATGGCAAAATAAACCAGGTAGATGGAACCCACGATGAGCCCCGCTAGGGGGTGGAACACACTGAGCCAGTAGTTGAACAGCCCATAGGCGGCATACCCGTAGAGGGCGCCAAAAAAGATCGAGGCCGGTAGGGATACCTGATAGATCACCCAAAACACCGGGACAAAGGCTATCCACCCTAAAAAGGAAAGACCGTTTATAGCTATAGGGTTAGGAAAGGATCCGGCAAAGAGCAGAGCCCCTAGGAGTATCAAAGCGATCTGAACCGGAAAACCCTTCCAGTTCCGGGCGCCCTTTAAGGAGCTCATGTCGTATCGCCATCTCCGCGGGAAGCTTCGCTGGATGTTCCGCGGGAAGCTTCGCTGGACCTTCTGCGGGGGGCTTCGCTGGCAGGGGACTTTTCAGTGGCGCCTATATTCCAGACATCCTGTTTCAGTTCGCGACCAGGCCTGAAGGCGGCAATCCCGTGGGAATTAACCGAAACCTGTTCACCGGTCTTCGGATTCCTGGCTTTCTGCCGGCCCTTACGGATACGTACTTCAAAGGTTCCAAAACCACGCAACTCAATAACCATCTGTTGGATCAGAGAATCTTTAACTTCTTCTATAAAAAGATCCACCACGGTCCGTATTTCTTTACGGCTCATCCCGATCTTTTCATATACAGAATCAATAATATCAGCCTTAGTTACCTTCTGACCCGCTTTTCCCGCCATTCCGCCCTCATAATTCGATTTACCTACCCCGTGGGGCAGGAAACCTTGAGTATCCCCATGTTACTGGGCTGCTTTCAGAGAATTAAAGAGCCGCTGCATCCTGGATTTCTTCCGAGAGGCAGCGTTTTTCTTAACAATCCCCTTACGGGCAGCGGTATCTAGCTTTTTAATCATCTCCTTAAGAGCTAATTCAGCATTATCAAGCTCTTTCTTCCGGGATAAAACCTCAAATTTCTTTACGCTGGTCCTTACAGAACTCTTAACCGCCTTATTTCTCAAACGGCGCTCTTCACTCTGCCGATGCCGTTTCTCTGCGGAACTGCTTTTACCTGCCAACGGGAACCCCCACTATACAAAAAATTTAAACCGGCCATTACTAAAAAGTACCGGCATTTAGACTCGTGATCTATTTAAAGTCCGAAGGTCGCCGCTCAGTACGTTTGCACTTTTCACACTCAGCGATATTCTTGAACTTTCCACCCTCAAACAGGGTCTTCATCTTGATTTCACCACCGCAGGAACAAAAGAATTTCTGGGTCGTGCTGGATGTACGGGCGTTTTTACTGGCCTGGGCCATAGCTTCACTCCTTGCCAAAAATGGCGTTTTTAAGGGGATTTTCGGCAAACCCCCAAAATAGTATCTTAACAAGATACCATAAGCCTGGGGAGACTGTCAACGGGGAAATCCGGGCCTCGCAATTCAGTTTATGAAATCGATTTTCCCTTCCTCGATTTTCGTGATCATATCAAGACGGCCCTGATGACGCCCGCCCTCAAATTCCGCCTGGAGCCAGGTTTTTATGATCAATTTAGCCGCATCCGGAGCTATAACCCGGGCGCCCAGGGCAAGTATGTTGGCATTGTTATGCTGACGGGAGAGCAAGGCGGTATAGCAGTCTGTACAGACCACGGCTCGTATACCCTTCACCTTATTCGCTGCCAGGGAAATCCCGAAACCGGTGCCGCAGATAATAATACCCTTATCACATTCACCGGAAGCAACTGCCTTTGCCGCTAAATACCCATATTTGGGATAATCGGCCCGCTCGCCGGAGGGGACGCCGAGATCCTTAAAGGGCAGCTTTAGTTCTTCCAGATAACGGCCTATTTCTTGCTTCATCTCAAATCCCGCGTGATCACTTGCTAAGGCTATCATGGCATACTCCTCTATTAGGTAAACTATAATAAAGGTTGACAATAGTTTCTATATCATCCAAAATAGAGTATGACCCAATCTTTGGAAGATTATCTTGAAATGGTAAGTTTCCTGTCCGATGAAGGGGAAGTCCGGGTTACGGACATTGCCACCCGGCTGGGGGTGTCCAAACCCTCGGTACTTACCGCTTTGAAGTCCCTGGAAGAGCAGGGGTTGCTTGAACATGAGCGGTACCGTACGGTCAGCCTGACGGCAAAGGGAACCCTGCAAGCTTCGGATATACGGGACCGGCATAACTTTCTCACCGCCTTCCTCCAGGATGTCCTGGGTGTGGGTGCGGAAACTGCCGAAGAAGATGCCTGCAAAATGGAACATATCCTCTCGGAAGAGACCCTAAAAAAAATGAAAATCCTTGCCAGGGCAAAGAAAAAAACTGATACCCACGCATAACAGCGACTTCGAAGCTTATTATACCAAAATCTATGGAAAACGCTGGCAAGCCCTGCGGGAAAGCCTTCTGGAGGAAAATGCTGCCCTGCCCTACAGCGGGGGTAATCACCCGGACCGCAGACTCCTCAAGCCCTATATGCTGGACCGGGCTTCAATACTGGCAGCCCAATCCCTGCGGCTCCCTGAAGAAGGAATCATCCTGGACGCCTGCGCTGCCCCGGGGGGCAAAACCCTGGTCATCGCCTCTGTTTTAAAACCGGGCTTGACCCTCCTTTCAAACGAGCTTTCCGCTGAACGCAGACGCCGGCTGTCAAAGGTCCTGGACGAACATCTGCCCCCGGAAGTCCGGGAGCGGGTCACCGTCTCAGGCTTTGACGCAGCGGCAATCGGGGGCAAAAAAAGTGAACATAGCCGTTTTGCAGGGATACTGCTGGATGCCCCCTGTTCCAGCGAACGCCATGTTATCAACAGCGAAACCGCCCTTTCTCAATGGAAGCCGGCCCGCCCCCGCTTCCTCGCCCGCAGGCAATGGTCCCTGCTTTCATCGGCAGTTTTACTGCTGCGTCCCGGTGGATCCCTGGTCTACGCCACCTGCGCCCTGTCCCCGGAAGAAAACGACGCCGTGGTTTCCCGGCTCCGGGAAAAATATGAAGAGGCAATGGTTCCGGACCCGCCGGATTTTGTGGAAGGGGAAGCAACTGAATGCGGCAGGATCATCCTTCCCGATGTATGCGGCGGCATGGGGCCCATGTATGTGGCGCGGTTCAGGAAGCGGGAACTGTAGTTTTCCTACCGGTAATACTCCACCTTCCACAGAAACAGCCCGTTTGGGGGAACCGTGGGGCCCGCAAGGCTTCTATCCCCTGATACGATGATCTTCTGCAACTCCTCCGGGGGCAATCTCTTTTCTTCATAGTACAGTAATGTTCCCACAATAGAACGGACCATCTTCCATAAAAAGGCGTTGGCCTGAACCTCGAAGATTAGGGTATCCCCTTGCATAAAAAACCCGGCGTGAAAAAAATAGCGGTTCCGGGATTCACTGGGGTCCTTTGGCCAGGCAAAGACCGAACAGTTTATCTCGCCCTGCAAAAGCCGGGCATAGGCGTTCAGAAGGCTTATATCCGGACGCCGCCAGAGCTGGAGGTTGTAGCGCAGTTCATGGGGCAGGGCGGGACGACCGCAGATAAAGTGATACCGGTACATACGGGAACGGGCGTCAAAGCGGGCGTGAAAATCCGGCAGGGTTTCCAGGGCTTCCAGGATGCGTACATCCCTGGGGAGGAAGCCATTCAGGGCGGGGATAAAACG from Treponema primitia ZAS-2 includes:
- a CDS encoding ABC transporter substrate-binding protein, which gives rise to MKKGLGLVCCCLMLAVLAGCGKKAAPASAVEYKTVLNVAVMQESPSLDLHKNSSLVARQIGAGTIWEKLVTLNAESEVVPELCERFEMSSDAATFTFYLRKGVKFHDGSVMNADDVVVSMNRWIGGFSVMRELAGASRFEKLDDSTVRITFNHPAVTFPDVIAGANQPASITTAKACADEDDKGFLKQNIGTGPFKFVEWKLNQYILLEKFADYVPYGDPSKPIDGWAGYKAPGVEQIYFWVVPEATTRIAGLETGQYDINYNLSTYDLPRVAAMQDVEMVRFQAGTSAFVFDKREGPASDLYFRKAVNAVINVDDILKPVYGELYELGSSYMDDTQPYWKSLAGKDQYNLKNPALAKEYLAKSNYKGEPFVILTTTMGNLDSGVLVMQQQLEAIGINVKVTTVDWATVMAYISDPVRFDIYTTSFSSVPVPSLKLYFAATYAGWSDDPTLQKYVSAFNAATSREEARQIWDTLQEYSWEYLPILNLGHYIAASAWNKKVENVTVYNGLYFWNTKIRK
- a CDS encoding flavodoxin family protein — translated: MKKILVINGSGRKEGNAAGLASQAIESMKKAGTEAKLFNLGEMNIHPCVACNGCKTGTGGCVQKDELSSLIDDMLDCDGILLTSPIYFGRATAQVYIWVNRLYSLMSSAGSRCEKKESRKLGVILTFNSGPADVYAKEADYLAMGGVKMVAGITAHNILLAGGLSDKDAYKSHTEYLDKAKVLGEWLVQ
- a CDS encoding pyridoxamine 5'-phosphate oxidase family protein, encoding MQEVYDFLKKCGTYYLATVEGNQPRVRPFGTVDIFEGKLYIQTGKSKPCSQQIKANPRIEICAFGDGKWVRVQAQAIEDDRREAKQHMLDAYPTLKDRYSADDNNTQVLYLKDAVATISSFAGEPQVIKF
- a CDS encoding zinc dependent phospholipase C family protein, giving the protein MPSQILHTLFGEDLIDCLYRLLFPRFGIVAQRAREKVAEEFRAAFTLGCQGPDIFYHNQMTRPVGLEYGTLLHRRGCGVFTGVLLKMALPDPPASAEDVRAHRKEGSITALGAYALGFMTHAILDRACHPYIVYKTAITGAERKPGPVKGVNSRNIHAFFERIIDALMLEERRGIPVAAWDQETLVAICEAPPPGLRELLAQALCRTFPERAGKDIKLAQRMDNTFRDCADFFRITAPKRTTLHSKDPQYQAILEEMPLVYLYPEDLPSDADYLNREHSVWYYPLLNGPEYTLSFPELYAEAVEAAGEDLSGPIAKYLETGAFPIMEAAQTIGNGGLSIQDEAGKPCAPTRTRPLPLEAVLDQQRRLRGIRI
- a CDS encoding ATP-dependent Clp protease proteolytic subunit, which produces MKYRFENQKERIRVQDEEEDEEDEDSKEEAKGGDPLLHKMLKTRTILLSGEIKKDLAERTIRQLLLLEDMGEDPIRIFIDSPGGDADAGYAIFDMIRFIKPPVWTIGMGLVASAAAIIQLAAPKERRVGLPNSHYLIHQPLSGIRGVATDIEIHARELEKLREKINRLIADETGVAFAQVEKDTDRDYWMNAEEAVKYGLISRVITRRDEL
- a CDS encoding CinA family protein, which translates into the protein MTEAPRSGGNTGVPAAGDTPAAALITALAAESLTLAAAESCTAGLVADRIARVPGASRVFWGSFVTYSIDAKVKLLGIERELIDRCGAVSRETACAMADGALEKSGAHVAVSVTGLAGPDGDGSGQPVGTVWIGFARQGFSAEALCRHYDGDRSAIRNAAAGDAISILLNRLTLAE
- a CDS encoding bactofilin family protein codes for the protein MAKTDNKKKNTTVILGDRTSFSGILRFKETLCIQGKFKGTIEATGALIVDKGAVVEADHITVSSLMVYGTVVGEVHAMDRIDMYTGAEVRGDCSAARLRIADGVLFEGQCSMTGVDKEVEIFSRPTEEIKAELQRMND
- a CDS encoding response regulator transcription factor, whose translation is MNTKKRILIADDDPLNVEFFEVILSKLGFAVEKAEDGQAALEQVKKFHPDLIILDNIMPKMSGWELTRLLKGDPKYQEIPIIMLSALDDVKDKVEGFELGIDDYITKPFNFSEVLARIRAVLRNRELFGQILVRESRLSQAEELSADIKASMGDFIKGMDDLDAAITQVSRSTETIDEKTLPRLLDLIKDKTVSMRKHIAELDARVERTLSEWEDLKKNEIGIKTLETRIQHSLRQDMEDHGKDR
- the lnt gene encoding apolipoprotein N-acyltransferase; translation: MSSLKGARNWKGFPVQIALILLGALLFAGSFPNPIAINGLSFLGWIAFVPVFWVIYQVSLPASIFFGALYGYAAYGLFNYWLSVFHPLAGLIVGSIYLVYFAILFPLLKLATILFPRKGYIVQWILWIAYEFLRTQGFLGYPYGITGYSQWQVLPVIRIAAIFGVWGVSALVVFPSVYIAGALRDRQPLGTPRGGFIRPLRAFLSQEWAAALVWVIALTATLVYGFVSPVDYSAAPKAHVALIQHNTDPWRGGITEYRKNFDTLRRLSLEALDAAPETDLVVWSETAFVPRIFWHTMYRDDPESFLLVRDLMDFLATQEVPYVIGNDDARRELNAQGILERVDYNGVMLFEGNTINQIYRKLHLVPFTEHFPYQKQLPWIYDMLEKADTHFWKEGEEATVFESRGLKFSTPICFEDIFGYLSRDFVRNGAELIVNLSNDAWSKSVPAQMQHLSMAVFRAVENRRSMVRSTASGQTCAIDPYGKVLAMAEPFTEAWINVEVPVISPNTPYTFWGDIWGKLFVLAAAFMLILGALRGIMRKGRN
- a CDS encoding HU family DNA-binding protein, with protein sequence MAGKAGQKVTKADIIDSVYEKIGMSRKEIRTVVDLFIEEVKDSLIQQMVIELRGFGTFEVRIRKGRQKARNPKTGEQVSVNSHGIAAFRPGRELKQDVWNIGATEKSPASEAPRRRSSEASRGTSSEASRGDGDTT
- the rpsT gene encoding 30S ribosomal protein S20 yields the protein MAGKSSSAEKRHRQSEERRLRNKAVKSSVRTSVKKFEVLSRKKELDNAELALKEMIKKLDTAARKGIVKKNAASRKKSRMQRLFNSLKAAQ
- the rpiB gene encoding ribose 5-phosphate isomerase B translates to MIALASDHAGFEMKQEIGRYLEELKLPFKDLGVPSGERADYPKYGYLAAKAVASGECDKGIIICGTGFGISLAANKVKGIRAVVCTDCYTALLSRQHNNANILALGARVIAPDAAKLIIKTWLQAEFEGGRHQGRLDMITKIEEGKIDFIN
- a CDS encoding metal-dependent transcriptional regulator — encoded protein: MTQSLEDYLEMVSFLSDEGEVRVTDIATRLGVSKPSVLTALKSLEEQGLLEHERYRTVSLTAKGTLQASDIRDRHNFLTAFLQDVLGVGAETAEEDACKMEHILSEETLKKMKILARAKKKTDTHA
- a CDS encoding 16S rRNA methyltransferase, with protein sequence MPGQRKKLIPTHNSDFEAYYTKIYGKRWQALRESLLEENAALPYSGGNHPDRRLLKPYMLDRASILAAQSLRLPEEGIILDACAAPGGKTLVIASVLKPGLTLLSNELSAERRRRLSKVLDEHLPPEVRERVTVSGFDAAAIGGKKSEHSRFAGILLDAPCSSERHVINSETALSQWKPARPRFLARRQWSLLSSAVLLLRPGGSLVYATCALSPEENDAVVSRLREKYEEAMVPDPPDFVEGEATECGRIILPDVCGGMGPMYVARFRKREL
- a CDS encoding tRNA pseudouridine synthase A codes for the protein MNDATRNIRLLVAYDGTDFSGWQRQGEKGPQPFSPCLKQFCPGQNCTDEVDAGRLRVRTVQGVIEAALEKIHKHPVALTGSGRTDAGVHAAGQVANFSTDIERIDAARFIPALNGFLPRDVRILEALETLPDFHARFDARSRMYRYHFICGRPALPHELRYNLQLWRRPDISLLNAYARLLQGEINCSVFAWPKDPSESRNRYFFHAGFFMQGDTLIFEVQANAFLWKMVRSIVGTLLYYEEKRLPPEELQKIIVSGDRSLAGPTVPPNGLFLWKVEYYR